A single window of Brachyhypopomus gauderio isolate BG-103 unplaced genomic scaffold, BGAUD_0.2 sc153, whole genome shotgun sequence DNA harbors:
- the cremb gene encoding cAMP responsive element modulator b isoform X5 codes for MAVIGEETESAATGDMSAYQMCSPTSSLPQGVVMTSSPGSLHSPQQLAEDASRKRELRLMKNREAARECRRKKKEEAAKECRRRKREYIRCLETRLTMLEVQNKKLFDELQYLKEIYAGKSS; via the exons ATGGCTGTGATTGGAGAGGAAACAGAGTCag CTGCTACAGGCGATATGTCTGCGTATCAGATGTGTTCACCCACCTCCAGTCTCCCACAGGGTGTAGTGATGACCAGCTCTCCAGGATCCCTGCACAGCCCTCAGCAACTAGCTGAGGACGCCTCGAGGAAGAGGGAGCTCCGGCTGATGAAGAACAG GGAAGCTGCCCGGGAGTGCCGTCGGAAGAAGAAAGA GGAGGCGGCTAAAGAGTGTCGCCGTAGGAAGAGAGAGTATATACGCTGCCTAGAGACACGCCTTACAATGCTGGAGGTGCAAAACAAGAAGCTCTTCGATGAGCTACAGTACCTGAAAGAAATCTATGCTGGAAAGTCCAGTTAG